In Chrysiogenia bacterium, the genomic window GGCGTCCAGTTGGGCTTGATGGGCTTTTGAATGAGCCGCATCCGCGCCTCGGCCGGGCGCCGCCCGCCCTTCTTTCGGTTGCAGTAGATGCAGCAGCAAACCAGATTCTCCCAGGTGGTCTTGCCACCCTGCGCGCGCGGAATCACGTGGTCGAGACTCAGCTCCGCAAGGGGCGGACTCTTTCCGCAGTACTGACAACGGCGCCCGTCGCGCGAGTAGATGTTGTGCCGGTTGAGTTTCATGTCGCGGCGCGGAAGCCGGTTGAAGCCCACCAGCATCATG contains:
- a CDS encoding HNH endonuclease, translating into MAYQGSAKLLDEQLRALDFESWADLSVAAHQDGIGLVDRVIRVPRVMMLVGFNRLPRRDMKLNRHNIYSRDGRRCQYCGKSPPLAELSLDHVIPRAQGGKTTWENLVCCCIYCNRKKGGRRPAEARMRLIQKPIKPNWTPALLMPGKPSIYREWEPFLVNAAYWNVELLD